One window from the genome of Molothrus ater isolate BHLD 08-10-18 breed brown headed cowbird chromosome 5, BPBGC_Mater_1.1, whole genome shotgun sequence encodes:
- the GRAP2 gene encoding GRB2-related adapter protein 2, with protein sequence MEAIAKFDFTASGEDELSFHAGDMLKILSSQEEWYKAELRSHEGYVPKNFIDFHVPPWFDEKISRHEAENLLMSKGVGCFIVRASQNSHGDFSISVRHEDDVQHFKVMRDSKGSYYLWTEKFHSLNKLVDYYKTTSISRQKQIFLRDNSQEEKERCGGSLEWIGREGFHVGGAAGEDHSSVSKRYVEHPVPILQQQQERYGGSLDRNDMMHRLRDHGQGSAGAMQRRHTDPLHQQTPRTLWVRALYDFDALEHDELGFRTGDILEVLDSSNPSWWKGRLRGELGLFPANYVTPVVL encoded by the exons ATGGAAGCCATTGCCAAGTTTGATTTCACTGCTTCTGGAGAAGACGAGTTGAGCTTCCATGCTGGGGATATGTTGAAG ATTTTGAGCTCCCAGGAAGAGTGGTACAAGGCTGAGCTCAGAAGTCACGAGGGCTACGTTCCTAAGAACTTCATTGATTTCCATGTTCCTCC CTGGTTTGATGAGAAGATATCCCGCCATGAAGCAGAGAACCTCCTCATGAGCAAAGGAGTTGGCTGCTTCATCGTCCGAGCCAGTCAGAACTCTCATGGTGACTTCTCCATCTCTGTCAG GCATGAAGATGATGTGCAACACTTCAAAGTGATGAGGGATTCCAAGGGTAGCTATTACTTGTGGACAGAGAAATTCCACTCACTAAACAAGCTGGTGGACTACTACAAGACAACTTCCATCTCCAGGCAGAAGCAGATCTTCCTAAGGGACAACAGCCAAGAAGAAAAG GAGAGGTGTGGTGGGAGCCTGGAATGGATAGGTCGGGAAGGATTCCAcgtgggaggagcagctggagaagatCATTCTTCTGTATCCAAGAGATATGTAGAGCATCCTGTTCCCATACTGCAGCAGCAACAG GAAAGATATGGTGGGAGTCTGGACAGGAATGACATGATGCACAGACTAAGGGATCATGGCCAAGGCAGTGCAGGAGCTATGCAGAGGAGACACACGGACCCTCTGCACCAGCAGACACCG CGAACGCTGTGGGTCCGTGCCTTGTACGACTTCGATGCTCTGGAGCACGATGAGCTGGGCTTCCGCACTGGGGACATCTTGGAGGTTCTGGACAGCTCCAACCCCTCCTGGTGGAAGGGACGCCTGCGTGGGGAACTGGGGCTCTTCCCTGCCAACTACGTCACACCGGTGGTGCTGTGA